GAGAAGAAAGAATTGAAGATGATCGTCCGACTTTTTCTGCCAATACTCTCAAAAAGAGCGATTATTCTTTTGATCAAACCAATACTCAAATACAAGAGGAGTCATCTAAGATCCAAAGTGCTTTAGATTCTCTTTGGGAAAAAGAGCTAGAAGTGAGTACCCCTCAATTGCAAGATATAACAGAAGGGGAATATGATGAATGGTTTGCACAAGTAAAAGAAATTCTCTATGCTAAATGGACTAATTCCTTTTATGAAAATGTTGCGATTGTAGTAAATATAGTAATTGAGTCAGATGGTCGTTTTCGCTATAGAATTGTTAAGTATTCTAAAAATCAATCCTACAATATTTATATGGAAGAATTGCTTGAGGGCCTTAAAGATGAAATTTTTCCTCCCTATCCTAAAGGAAGAATTACTCTGGAAGTAACCTTTAAAACTAAGGAGCACGAGAATGAATAGAGTGATTGTGATTTGTTTGTTGTTATGTGTGAGGATATTTTATGGAGCTGATGCTAAGCTAGAAATTGTTAAGGGACAAAAATATCTTCCGCTTATTGCTATTCATAATGTAGGCAATGATCTAGAAAAAAAGATTGCCAATATGCTTGCCAAAGATCTTGAAGTGAGTGGAAATTTTAAAATTTCACTCCAATCAAAGGAGATTCAGAATCAACCTAATTATCTGCTTTATCAGGCTCAACAAATTGATTTATTGGCCAATGTTATTCAGCAGGGAAATGAGGTGAGATTGGATTTTTTTGATGTTAATGCGAAAAAAAAGCTTTTGTCTGAAAAATTTTCTCTTTCTGAAAAATCTCTTTTTCCCTTTATTGCTCATAGAATGGCTAATGTAATCAATGATTATTTTAAAGCCCCAAGCATTAAATGGATGGAGGGAAAGGTTGTTTTTGCCAAATTGATTGCCCCATCAAAGAGTGCAATTGTAATCGCAGACTATACTTTGACATTTCAAGAAACTATTATTAATGATGGTTTAAATATTTTTCCAAAATGGGCTGATGAAAAACAAGAGAGTCTGTTTTTTACAAAATATTTAGACCGACCAACGATTCTCAAATATAACCTGAAAAATAAGAAATTTGAGCGCATTTTGAGTTCGCAAGGAATGGCTGTAGTGTCAGATGTGAGTTCAGATTATAAAAAACTTCTTGTGAGTATGGCGCCAATTGGACAGGCTGATGTTTATCTTTATGATCTTGAGGCAAAAAGCACAACCAAGCTTACCAACTATCCAGGGATTGATGTTGGGGCAAATTTTATTGAAGATAAGAAAAAAATTATTTTTATTTCTGATCGCCTAGGCTATCCAAATGTCTTTTTGATGAATGAAAATGGTAGTGGAGTTGAGCAAGCTGTTTTTCATGGAAGGAATAACTCTTCTGTAGCTTCAAATGGAAAATATATCGCTTATTCTAGTCGTGAAGAAAAAAATGAATTTGGTTCAAGCATTTTTAATCTTTATCTTATGGAATCAGGAAGTAGTGCTATTAGACGTTTAACGCTTAATGGTGCAAATCAAATGCCTAGGTTTTCGCGTGATGGCGAGAATGTTATGTTTTTAAAAAATGCAAATAATCAAAGCTCTTTAGGGCTAGTGAGATTGAGATATAATAAAACATTCTTGTTTCCAATTAGGGGCGTGAAGATACAATCATTTGACTGGTAGTGAGGAGGGAGAGATGAAAAAGTTTTATATTGTGTGTTTGGTGTGTTTGGGGCTATTACTGAGTGCGTGTGGAGATAAAAAGGCAGATATTGCACAGGGAGGGAATTCTGAATTGATTCAGCCACAACAGCCACAAGAAGGAGGTGATAATTTTGAGGAGGTGATTGAAGAATATGAGCCTCCAAAGCCTTCTTTGCAAGCCAATCAGTTTCAGGTCATTTATTTTGCTTTTGATTCGTTTTCGATTTCCAAAGAAATGTTTTCTAAAATCAATCAAAATGCAGAACTCTTAAAAGAAAATCCAAATGTAACTATTGTTTTGGAGGGCAATACTGATGCTTATGGAAGCGATGAGTATAATCTTGCATTGGGGAATAAGCGTGCTTTGGCTGTTAAGGAAGCCTTAATTGTAAGAGGGATCAAACAAGATCGCATTGAAGTTGTTAGTTTTGGAGAAACAAAGCCTGTATGTGTAACAAACAATAGTCCTGAATGCCGACAAGAAAATAGGAGAGTTGATTTTGTTCTTAAAGAGACACATTAAATTAAGTTTTTTTTGTGCATTTTTTTCTTTTTTAATTGCCGCTGAGCCTTCTGCGTTTGAAAGTCAAAGTGGAGCGACAAAAAAAGATATCAAAAGTCTGAAAGATAGCAGTATAAATTTATCTTCAATTCTCCTTGATTTGCAAGGGAGGGTTGAGACATTAGAACAAGTTCAACATGGACTTCAGAGTTTATATGATGGACAAAATCAAAAGATTCAGAATCTTCTCCTAGGGCTTGAAAACCAAACTATCACTGCAGAGGAATTAAAAACTCAAATTGAACTTCTAAAAGAGAGTTTTGCTCAAATGAGTGAAGGGCAAAAAATCATTAAAAATAAGCAAGATGAATTCTTGCTAAAAATTGGAGAGTTTGAAAAAAAGATTCGTGAAATCACTGATGTGAGCACAAATCTCAATACTCTTGTTCTAAATGAGTTTAAAAATGTGAAAGATGAGCTTAAAAAACAAGCCGATGTTATGCTTGCCAATCAAGACAATATACAAAAGCTAGGAGTTGAGCTTGAAAAAATTTTGAGTGACAAAAAAGAAGAGCAAAAAAAGAATAGCTTCAAGAGTTATGAAAAAAAATCAGATGTTTTTAAGGAAGCCAAACGCTTGTTTTGGGATAAAAAATTCAATGAAGCTCGAGATCGCTTTTCTTGGCTTGTAGCTCAAAATTATCAAAAGGCTGAAGCAAATTATTTTTTGGGGCAAATTGCATATCGTCAGAAGCGTTATGAGGATGCGATTTTTTATTATAGAGAAAGTGCGACTCTAGATGATAAGGCGAGTTATATGCCTATTTTGATGCTTAATACTATTAAGTCATTTGAGGCAATTAAAGATCAAAAGAATGCCCTAAAGTTTAGTGAGACGCTTATTGCTTTGTATCCAAAATCCAAAGAGGCTCTTGAAGCTAAGAAGATTCAAAACAAATTAAAAGGAGAAAATAAAAATGGAAAATAAAAAAGTTATGTCTTTACATTATTGTGTTAAAGAACAAGGAAAAGAAGAAGTGCTTGATCAAAATCAAGAAGGTGAAACTTTGGATTTTATCCTTGGGGCTTCTCAGATCATTCCTGGTCTTGAAAGAGCTTTGATTGATACACAAAAAGGAGAGAAGAAAGAAGTTGTTGTTTTGCCTGATGAGGCCTATGGTGAGTATAGAGTTGATTTTTTGCAAGAAGTCCCAAGAGATCAATTTGAGGGAATTGATTTGAGAGAGGGAATGACGCTTTTTGGACATGGAGAAGATGGAAGAAGTGTGCAGGTTATCGTTAAAAGTTTCAATGATCAAATGGTCATGATTGATTATAACCATCCTTTGGCTGGCAAAACCCTTGTGTTTGATGTCACTGTTGTTGATGTTCGTGATGCTACAGAGGAAGATTTGATGGTAATGGGTGGTGGAGGATGCTGTGGAGGAGGGCATCATGATGATCACGAGGAGCATGGCGGGGGATGTTGTGGTGGTGGAGGATGCTGTGGAGGAGGGCATCATTAACCCCCCCCCCTTTTTTTTTGCAAGATCAATAAGCGCGATTTTTCATGCACTTGATTTCAATTTCTTCAGCAATTGGCATATTGTTATTGTAGATTAGGTCGATATCAACAAAATCGCCTTGTTTTAGATCAACAAACTTTTTTGGAGTATCCCATCCCATTCCACAAGAATCTTGTTCAATTTTTGTATAGGGCATGACTCCTATGACTGTTCCATTGATGGTGATTGTTTTTTTATCAGAATCGATGGATTGAATAATACCTTTAATATCTGCTAAAACGAAGTTTAATCCTACTAAAGTGAATAGTATCAATATTTTTTTCATGATTGCTCCTTTGAAAGATGTCTTATCACTAAGAAATTTCTTTCTTAGATCAAAGTTGTGTGGGAGTATAGAGTGTGAAAATAAAATTAGTGTGAAATTAAAAAATGATCGTTTTGTTTTCAAAAACAAATACACGATCTTGCAAAACAAGATTGAGACCTCTTGCTAAAACAACTTTTTCTACATCTCTTCCTGCCCTTTGCATATCTTGCCAGCTATAAGAATGGTCAATATGGATAATATCTTGCACAATAATGGGTCCTTCATCTAAATGGTCATTGACAAAATGCGCTGTTGCACCAATGATCTTCACTCCCCGTTCATAAGCCTGCTTATAGGGATTTGCTCCGATAAAAGCTGGAAGAAATGAATGGTGGATATTGATAATTTGATTTGGAAAATGAGAGACAAAATTTGGCGTAAGGATACGCATGTATTTTGCAAGCACAAGAAGGTCTGGAGAAAAATTCTGTGTAATTTTGAGAATCTCTGCTTCATGTTCTTCTCGCGAGAGATGTTGAGAATCAACATGAAAAAATGGGATCTCAAATTTTTCGCTCAAAGATTGCAAAATTGTATGGTTGGAAATGATTGCTTGGATGTGTGCGTTGAGCTCCCCACTCTCATATCGCAAAAGCAAATCCCCCAAACAATGGTTTTCTTTTGTACAAAGGATAATGATGGATTTTTTTTCTTCTTTTTTGATGTGCACTTGAGATTGAGGAGAAAGGGAATCTTTGATTTCTCTTAAGAGATCTTGGATCTGACATTCTCCGCTAAACTCAGTGCGCATAAAAAAATGATGCTTTTGCAAATCAACATGTTCATCATTTTTTTCGATGTTGAGATGATGTGCGCTTAAAATTGTTGCAACTTTGGCAATGATGCCTTGTGCATCTGGAGAGCTGATTGTAAGGATATGTTTCATTGGATTGAGCCTTGAAAAAAGTTGGAAAATACTGCAAGAGAGGCATTGCTAAGTCGATCAATCCATTCTTGAGTCTTGGATTTTTCAAGCCAAATGGGGTCTTGGATTTGAGCGATTTCACTCAATTCTTTTATGGCTTGATTTTGGGAGCCAATAGTATCAATGAGTCCTAGTTTGAGTGCTGTTTTTGCACTGAAAATTTTTCCATTAGCGAATATATTTGGATTAGGATTATTTAGAGCTCTTGCTTGGATGACATCATCGACAAACATTAAGTATTGTTCATGAATAAAGTTTTGCAAGAACTTTTTTTCTTCATCGCTCCAGCTTCTAAAGGGGGTTCCTATCCTTTTGTATTCTCCTTCTTGAAGATTTTGCGGATAGATTCCGATCTTATCTAAGAGGGGTTTGATATTGAAGCCTTCTAGCACAACACCAATTGATCCAATGACTGCACCACGGTTGGCAATGATTTTATCACTATACATTCCTGCATAATAGCCACCACTTGCCATCGCTCCCTCAACATGAGCGACGATAGGCATTGTGTCTCTAAGCTCTTTAATGAGATTGGCAATCTCAATACTTGCTCCAATCCCTCCACCAGGAGAATCAACCACAAGCAACACCCCTTTAATATTTGGGTGTGCTTTGATTCTTTGGACTTGTTCTCGAAAATCATCGCTTTGTAAGATAGGGCCTCTGAGATAAAGTTTGGCCAAATTGGCTTGTGAGTCTTGATTTTTTTCACTATTTCCCCAAAGGAGAATAATAATCACAAGCAAAACAAGAAGCTTGAAATACTTCATCAAAAAGTCTAAAGGCATGATTAGATATCTAAGGATATTCTTTATTGTTTCCACGTATATTCTCCTATTCCATTAATGTAGAGATCTTTGACTTGGGTTTGTGCGTATAAAACGAAGTGCAAGGGTTTTTGTTGGGAGGTTTGGATCCCACAACATGGAAAAATAGCCAAATCTGCATCTTTTCCTTCTTTGAGTTCTCCATTGTTGTTGCCTAAGGCAATAGCTGGAAAACGCGTGATTCCCAAAAGCAGATTTTTTGCAAGTTTTTCAGCATCAAGATGTGCATACCCAAAAAAAGCACTCCGTATTTCTTCAATGAGATTCAAAGAATAATTTGAGCTCAATCCATCTGTGCTAAAAATGGGAGCAAGCTTGACATGAGTCAGGCGATCAAGATCAAGATAGCATCCATTAAGGAGACGATTGGAGCGCGGAGCGCATATCACAGACCCATTAATCTGTGAAATTTTATCAAAAATCGCATCATCTGCAAAAAGGCAATGTACAAAAAGAGGAGAAAGGTTACTCAGAAGATCTAAGAATTCATGGGCATTCATTGTTGGCTTGGCATTGGCGACTTTAAAGAAATGAGAAAAAAACTCTTGAAACCAGCCATTTTTTTCATATAGCCATTGTTTTTCCTCTTTAGATTCTAGAAAATGACAACTAAGTTTGACCGATTCGCTTTGTGCAAGCAGAGCTACTTTTTTAGAGAGAACATAGTGCGTAGAGTATGGGGAGTGGATAGCTAAAGCAGGTGAGAATTTGTGGTTTTTGAGTATTTTGCATTTTTCAAATCTTTCCAAAAGATTCTGGTATAAAAAATCAAGTGCTTGAGGATTGCTTCCGATTGCTTCATTAAATAGTGTGACTCTAAGTGGGGATTGAGCAAGAGGATCAATGTCATATCCATAGCTACTGATTGCCCCAACGCTTGAGATCCCGCTTGCAAGTTGGAGGTTGATTTCTCGTTGAATACCTTGAGTGAGATTTTCAAACAACTCTTCTCTGTGGGCAATGACACTGCTAAGCCATGTGGGAAAATCACCATAGAGAAGATGGCTTTGATTGTTGCTAAATTCAAAATGAATATGAGCATTGCTAAAAGCGGGCAGAAGAACACAGTCAGAATAAAAAGTTGCTTGAAGATGGGGGTACTCTTGTGTTAGTGTTGCAAAATCTTGAATCTTAAGGATTTGGTTGGATGATGAGTGGGGATCACATTCAAAAAGAACTCCTCCATCTTGCAATATCGAAAAATCTTGATCGCATTTAAAAACGCAACTAGCTCCAATGATTTTTAGCATATCTTAATCCTTTAGAGAGAATTCGATAATGGAAAAATGAGATTCTAGTTTTTGCAATAATTCTTGAATAATGGCATTGTGGCTATAAGAAGATGGAACCCAAAATTCTAACGCATAAGTTAGAATTTGATTTTGTATAGAGATGAGGCGAAAAATAGGCTTGGGTTCTTGAGCGATTCCTTGAGTGGAATCTAGGACTTTTTGGATGAGCGGATGAAGATCTTGAATGGGTTGTTTTGATCGAAATGTGAAAGTCCAAGAGAGTTTGATGAAAGAGTGCTGAGCATGATTAATGATACTTGCTTTGGTGATGTTGGTATTGGGGATAATGGATTGTGTTTGATTGTCAATTGTCAAAATTGTATGAAAAAGATTGATCACTTTGACTTTTCCCTTAGTGGTTCCAATCTGTATGTAATCATCTTTTTTAAAAGGTCTAAGAATAACAAGCATTAGGCCACTTGCAAGATTTGAAAGAGAATCTTTTAGTCCTAGTGCTATTGCCAATCCTGTTGTCCCAAGAATAGCAACAAGGGAGTTGGTTTGGATTCCCAAAGTGCCAAGTGTTGTAATGGCTGTCAAAATAAGGAGACAAACAAAGCCTACTTGAGCTAAAAAATTTCCAAGAATTTCATCTCTTTTTGAGAGCTCTTGTCTGATTTTTTTTCTGAGAAAGAAAGAGAGATAAAGCCCAAAGGATAGAATCACAAGACTCTTGATGCACGCAAGGATAAAGTTTGAGTAAGATTGCCAAAGATGAGAAAAAAATGCACCAACCTCAATCATTTAATTGACCTTATGCAATCCGGTTTTGGGAGATAAAATCGCTTTGATTTTGCCAAAAAGAGTTTTTTTACCATAAAGGGGGTGAGATATTTCAAAAGACTCTTGGGGGTCAAAGATTATTAAGTTTGCATCATGGCCTATAGAAATCTCTCCTTGGTTTAAATGCAGGAATTGTGCTTGATTGTATGATGTTTTTGCACTAAGTTCTTGGAGGCTCAAAAGATTGGTTTTGACCAATTCAGTAAAAAGGAGGGAAAAATAAAATTCCAAACAATCTGCTCCAGATGATGCATCTTCAAAAGTTTGTTCTTTGGAGCTTGTTGAGAATTCTCGATGGAGTGAAGTGAGCATATTGATATGAATAAGCTCTTGATGAAAAAAATCTTGAATCTCTTTTGTCATAAGCGGTGGGGTGAGTTTTGCCCATGGGTCATAATGTGCGATTTTTTCTTCATTAAGCAATAGATGATGAATACTTATTTCGCTTTGAATCCATGGTGTTGTTTTTGTTTGAAGAAAGAGATTTTTTTCACTTAAAGCACGAATGAGTGTAGGAACACGGAAGTGGTTGGCAAGACAGAAGAATTTTGAAAACTCCAATTCTTCTACAAATGGAGGAATTTGTGACAATCCCATTTTAAAACTCATTGGACTTTGCGCACTCACTCCCCCAAAGGAATGATTGAGATTGCAAAGACATGAGAGATTGAGAAATTGAGCATATTCATAGATGCATTTAAGTGCATCATTGGGCGTGGAAGATTGAATGGAGATAGAGGAAGCGCCATCGTGATGCATTGTGCTTAAGTTTTGAATCGTCTCAAGTGTAAAAGGTATTGCACTTGAGATAAAGGTAATGTGGCTTTGAGTGTTGAAGAATTTGAGGGTTTCGACTTGATCTGGAAGAGAATCTAAGACAATTGTCCCAACGCCTCCTCTTTGTGCCTTGTCTTGGATGGAGAGAAGGTTGGAATGAGAATGATTCTTGATTTGGATATTAAGATCAATGCAAGCGGGCATGACGATAAGATTTGAAGCATCTAAAATATGCTCATCTTTTAAGGAGGGAGAAATGTCTATAATTTTCCCACGATCAATTCTAAGATCGGATTTTATTGTTTGGCGATGATCACAGAGTAAAGCGTTTTTAATGACTAGAGAATTCATCTCATTCCTTCTAAGAACAATTATAGAGTTTGGGCAAGCCAATTTGAGATTTGACTCATGAGGTCAAAGGCAATGACCAAGCCAATAATGATAAGCAAAATTCCAGAGAGAATTTCAATTTTTTTCATATGTTGTGAAAAAGATTTAAAGAATCTTAAACTACTTCCAATGAAAATAGAAGAAAGTAAAAAGGGAATTGACAATCCTAGACAAAAAGTTAGCATGAGCCAAAGAGAAAAGTGTTTGTCTGTCATAGAAAGCGCAAGAATGCTTGTAAGAATTGGGCCAACACATGGGCTCCATCCTAAAGAAAAGCTAATGCCAAGCAAAAATGGGGACAAAAAGGAATTTCCTTTAAAATCAAAGCGCTTGGTTTGATACAGTAGTTTGATTTTAAGAATCCCTATAAAGTGGAGGCCAAATAGGATAATGATTCCTCCAGCGATATATCGAATCAAAGGTAGGCTAAAAAATTGTCCCAAAAAGCTATTAAAAAATAAGCCAAGCAGAATAAAAATGAAAAAAAATCCACAAACAAAAAACAAGCATTTAAAGAAGATTTTTGGAATATGAGAAGAGGGGTTTTCTTTGAGTTCGGCAATAGAAAGACCAGAAATATAAGAAAAGTATGCAGGAAGCAAGGGGAGGATACAAGGACTTAAAAAAGTCAAGATTCCGGCAAGAAAGCTTGCCAAGAATGGAGTATTTATAAAAATATCAGCGAGCCATTTTTCTTCCAAGGTGAGCCTTTAAATATGATTAAGTTAAAAATAGATTGTGAAGGTTTGATTGAGTAAAAAATCAAACAAATCGCGTTCTATAGGGCATTATACTTAAAAAAATTATTCTTCAGATAGTGCGATTTGTTATAATGCAGGGGTTTTCTTCAAAACACAAAACACTCCAAAACTAGATTTTCATAATGTTGGGGATGTTAACAACAATAAAAACGCTTATTTAGGAATGTATTATGAACAGTAATGATTTTAATTCTTTTGGACTAAAACAATCTGTAATAAAAGGAATTAAAGAGATGGGATTTGTCACGCCAAGCCCGATTCAGGCTCAGGCCATCCCTATCATCTTGGAGGGTCATGATTTGACTGCTCAGGCTCAAACTGGGACAGGAAAGACTGCTGCTTTTGCTATCCCTATTTTGCATAGTCTTGAGAAAAATGGGAGTGTTGAGGCTCTTGTAATTACCCCAACCCGTGAACTTGCAATGCAAATTAGTGATGAAATATTTAAGTTGGGAAAATTTTTAAAAATTCGAACAATGTGTGTTTATGGTGGGCAGTCTATTCGCAGACAATGCGAGCTTTTAGAAAGCAAGCCTCAAGTTCTTGTAGCGACGCCAGGACGATTGCTTGATCATCTTAAAAATGAGAGAATCTCCAATTTTTCTCCCAAAATTGTAGTGCTTGATGAGAGTGATGAGATGCTTGATATGGGGTTTTTAGATGATGTGGAGGAGATTTTTTCATATCTTCCAGAAGCACGTCAAACGCTTTTGTTTTCTGCAACAATGCCTCACCAAATCAAGCGTTTAGCGCAAAAAATTTTGCGTTTTCCCAAGCAAATTAAAATCGCTTCAAGCAATATTACAAATGAGGATATTACTCAAAAATGTTATGTGGTCAATGAAGGGCATCGCGATGAGGCTATTATTCGTTTGCTAGATATGCTGTGTCCTGTGAAGAGTATCGTTTTTACTAGCACAAAAAGAGAGGCTGATGCCTTAAGCCATCGCTTATCTCAGGCGCGTTATAAGACTGGGGCTTTGCATGGTGATATGGATCAAAGGGCTAGAATGGATTCGGTGCGCGCATTTAAGAGTGGGAAAATTTCTGTTTTG
This DNA window, taken from Helicobacter kayseriensis, encodes the following:
- the purU gene encoding formyltetrahydrofolate deformylase, giving the protein MKHILTISSPDAQGIIAKVATILSAHHLNIEKNDEHVDLQKHHFFMRTEFSGECQIQDLLREIKDSLSPQSQVHIKKEEKKSIIILCTKENHCLGDLLLRYESGELNAHIQAIISNHTILQSLSEKFEIPFFHVDSQHLSREEHEAEILKITQNFSPDLLVLAKYMRILTPNFVSHFPNQIINIHHSFLPAFIGANPYKQAYERGVKIIGATAHFVNDHLDEGPIIVQDIIHIDHSYSWQDMQRAGRDVEKVVLARGLNLVLQDRVFVFENKTIIF
- a CDS encoding FKBP-type peptidyl-prolyl cis-trans isomerase, with amino-acid sequence MENKKVMSLHYCVKEQGKEEVLDQNQEGETLDFILGASQIIPGLERALIDTQKGEKKEVVVLPDEAYGEYRVDFLQEVPRDQFEGIDLREGMTLFGHGEDGRSVQVIVKSFNDQMVMIDYNHPLAGKTLVFDVTVVDVRDATEEDLMVMGGGGCCGGGHHDDHEEHGGGCCGGGGCCGGGHH
- a CDS encoding TonB C-terminal domain-containing protein, yielding MKSKFFLSGFFAIVFEFCLFLFLFFALFPKPQKHYVFQEKTALEFIQIEDVQQQKTTRITQKQEKPKPKKQTKPKTQEQKELQKSSPAPSPKVGADIKKLFAKIDSSNPPVREERIEDDRPTFSANTLKKSDYSFDQTNTQIQEESSKIQSALDSLWEKELEVSTPQLQDITEGEYDEWFAQVKEILYAKWTNSFYENVAIVVNIVIESDGRFRYRIVKYSKNQSYNIYMEELLEGLKDEIFPPYPKGRITLEVTFKTKEHENE
- the mqnF gene encoding aminofutalosine deaminase family hydrolase, with the protein product MLKIIGASCVFKCDQDFSILQDGGVLFECDPHSSSNQILKIQDFATLTQEYPHLQATFYSDCVLLPAFSNAHIHFEFSNNQSHLLYGDFPTWLSSVIAHREELFENLTQGIQREINLQLASGISSVGAISSYGYDIDPLAQSPLRVTLFNEAIGSNPQALDFLYQNLLERFEKCKILKNHKFSPALAIHSPYSTHYVLSKKVALLAQSESVKLSCHFLESKEEKQWLYEKNGWFQEFFSHFFKVANAKPTMNAHEFLDLLSNLSPLFVHCLFADDAIFDKISQINGSVICAPRSNRLLNGCYLDLDRLTHVKLAPIFSTDGLSSNYSLNLIEEIRSAFFGYAHLDAEKLAKNLLLGITRFPAIALGNNNGELKEGKDADLAIFPCCGIQTSQQKPLHFVLYAQTQVKDLYINGIGEYTWKQ
- the tolB gene encoding Tol-Pal system protein TolB; translation: MNRVIVICLLLCVRIFYGADAKLEIVKGQKYLPLIAIHNVGNDLEKKIANMLAKDLEVSGNFKISLQSKEIQNQPNYLLYQAQQIDLLANVIQQGNEVRLDFFDVNAKKKLLSEKFSLSEKSLFPFIAHRMANVINDYFKAPSIKWMEGKVVFAKLIAPSKSAIVIADYTLTFQETIINDGLNIFPKWADEKQESLFFTKYLDRPTILKYNLKNKKFERILSSQGMAVVSDVSSDYKKLLVSMAPIGQADVYLYDLEAKSTTKLTNYPGIDVGANFIEDKKKIIFISDRLGYPNVFLMNENGSGVEQAVFHGRNNSSVASNGKYIAYSSREEKNEFGSSIFNLYLMESGSSAIRRLTLNGANQMPRFSRDGENVMFLKNANNQSSLGLVRLRYNKTFLFPIRGVKIQSFDW
- a CDS encoding tetratricopeptide repeat protein, producing the protein MFLKRHIKLSFFCAFFSFLIAAEPSAFESQSGATKKDIKSLKDSSINLSSILLDLQGRVETLEQVQHGLQSLYDGQNQKIQNLLLGLENQTITAEELKTQIELLKESFAQMSEGQKIIKNKQDEFLLKIGEFEKKIREITDVSTNLNTLVLNEFKNVKDELKKQADVMLANQDNIQKLGVELEKILSDKKEEQKKNSFKSYEKKSDVFKEAKRLFWDKKFNEARDRFSWLVAQNYQKAEANYFLGQIAYRQKRYEDAIFYYRESATLDDKASYMPILMLNTIKSFEAIKDQKNALKFSETLIALYPKSKEALEAKKIQNKLKGENKNGK
- a CDS encoding cytochrome c biogenesis CcdA family protein; the encoded protein is MEEKWLADIFINTPFLASFLAGILTFLSPCILPLLPAYFSYISGLSIAELKENPSSHIPKIFFKCLFFVCGFFFIFILLGLFFNSFLGQFFSLPLIRYIAGGIIILFGLHFIGILKIKLLYQTKRFDFKGNSFLSPFLLGISFSLGWSPCVGPILTSILALSMTDKHFSLWLMLTFCLGLSIPFLLSSIFIGSSLRFFKSFSQHMKKIEILSGILLIIIGLVIAFDLMSQISNWLAQTL
- a CDS encoding mechanosensitive ion channel family protein, whose amino-acid sequence is MIEVGAFFSHLWQSYSNFILACIKSLVILSFGLYLSFFLRKKIRQELSKRDEILGNFLAQVGFVCLLILTAITTLGTLGIQTNSLVAILGTTGLAIALGLKDSLSNLASGLMLVILRPFKKDDYIQIGTTKGKVKVINLFHTILTIDNQTQSIIPNTNITKASIINHAQHSFIKLSWTFTFRSKQPIQDLHPLIQKVLDSTQGIAQEPKPIFRLISIQNQILTYALEFWVPSSYSHNAIIQELLQKLESHFSIIEFSLKD
- a CDS encoding DEAD/DEAH box helicase; protein product: MNSNDFNSFGLKQSVIKGIKEMGFVTPSPIQAQAIPIILEGHDLTAQAQTGTGKTAAFAIPILHSLEKNGSVEALVITPTRELAMQISDEIFKLGKFLKIRTMCVYGGQSIRRQCELLESKPQVLVATPGRLLDHLKNERISNFSPKIVVLDESDEMLDMGFLDDVEEIFSYLPEARQTLLFSATMPHQIKRLAQKILRFPKQIKIASSNITNEDITQKCYVVNEGHRDEAIIRLLDMLCPVKSIVFTSTKREADALSHRLSQARYKTGALHGDMDQRARMDSVRAFKSGKISVLVATDVAARGLDISDVSHVFNYHIPLNPESYVHRIGRTGRAGKKGVAITLITPLEFKEIKKIQEEVKYSLEIEEIPSYEESHNQIVQKILQTRIVDDAMGIYTDLMDKSDETNGVLKLISFVLQNQAGQKIGPSQQEINRLKKEEQRDKRGLEQSKSQYSYFRPSRRKNTGRLSSGRR
- a CDS encoding DUF5666 domain-containing protein — its product is MKKILILFTLVGLNFVLADIKGIIQSIDSDKKTITINGTVIGVMPYTKIEQDSCGMGWDTPKKFVDLKQGDFVDIDLIYNNNMPIAEEIEIKCMKNRAY
- the sppA gene encoding signal peptide peptidase SppA, producing MKYFKLLVLLVIIILLWGNSEKNQDSQANLAKLYLRGPILQSDDFREQVQRIKAHPNIKGVLLVVDSPGGGIGASIEIANLIKELRDTMPIVAHVEGAMASGGYYAGMYSDKIIANRGAVIGSIGVVLEGFNIKPLLDKIGIYPQNLQEGEYKRIGTPFRSWSDEEKKFLQNFIHEQYLMFVDDVIQARALNNPNPNIFANGKIFSAKTALKLGLIDTIGSQNQAIKELSEIAQIQDPIWLEKSKTQEWIDRLSNASLAVFSNFFQGSIQ
- a CDS encoding OmpA family protein is translated as MKKFYIVCLVCLGLLLSACGDKKADIAQGGNSELIQPQQPQEGGDNFEEVIEEYEPPKPSLQANQFQVIYFAFDSFSISKEMFSKINQNAELLKENPNVTIVLEGNTDAYGSDEYNLALGNKRALAVKEALIVRGIKQDRIEVVSFGETKPVCVTNNSPECRQENRRVDFVLKETH